The Amycolatopsis viridis genome window below encodes:
- a CDS encoding amidase, translating to MSSSLPTRTAPPAGAGWFAHRSVAGLAADLRAGRLTACDLVAAALAEIERWDPVVNAFVTVDEAGARRAAEQADRELADGVDRGPLHGIPIAVKDLIDVRGLPTTAGSRHFAGAVAADDADCVRRLRAAGAIVLGKTATHEIALGPTGDRAAGGPTRNPHLPSHMAGGSSSGSAAAVAAGMVPLALGTDTGGSVRVPAALCGVVGLKPTHGALSLHGVLPLAPSLDTVGPLARTAADCRLLWTVLSGTRPVSGTTPLAWMAPEQIHPTLPEVTAVVRAGLGDLTEVTEVAEVTVPGVAELREAYPVLQGSEAFAVHAERFAAAPELFGEEVRERLRAGSEVRGWEYVRARELRDRVRADVLGLLRRHGFLALPTVPLPAPPVDARTSAVGDVRAALLSLASPWSVLGLPALSVPAGLAGELPVGLQLVGPPGSEHRLLAIAEQL from the coding sequence CCGCCGCACTCGCCGAGATCGAGCGGTGGGACCCGGTCGTCAACGCGTTCGTCACGGTCGACGAAGCCGGCGCGCGGCGCGCCGCCGAGCAGGCGGATCGCGAGCTGGCGGACGGAGTGGACCGCGGGCCGCTGCACGGCATCCCGATCGCCGTCAAGGACCTGATCGACGTGCGCGGCCTGCCGACCACCGCCGGGTCCCGCCACTTCGCCGGTGCGGTGGCCGCCGACGACGCCGACTGCGTGCGGCGGCTGCGTGCCGCTGGGGCGATCGTGCTGGGCAAGACCGCCACGCACGAGATCGCGTTGGGCCCGACTGGTGACCGGGCGGCCGGCGGCCCCACCCGCAACCCGCACCTGCCCAGCCACATGGCCGGCGGATCCAGCAGCGGATCGGCCGCCGCGGTCGCGGCCGGCATGGTGCCGCTCGCCCTCGGCACCGACACCGGGGGCTCGGTGCGGGTCCCCGCCGCCCTCTGCGGCGTTGTGGGGCTCAAGCCCACGCACGGCGCGCTGAGCCTGCACGGCGTCCTCCCGCTGGCCCCGTCACTGGACACCGTCGGCCCGCTGGCCCGCACCGCGGCGGACTGCCGTCTGCTGTGGACGGTGCTGAGCGGAACCCGGCCCGTTTCCGGGACCACTCCGCTGGCCTGGATGGCGCCGGAGCAGATCCACCCCACGCTGCCGGAAGTCACCGCGGTGGTCCGGGCCGGCCTGGGTGACCTCACCGAAGTCACCGAAGTCGCCGAGGTCACCGTGCCGGGAGTGGCGGAACTGCGCGAAGCGTACCCGGTCCTGCAAGGCAGCGAAGCGTTCGCCGTGCACGCGGAACGCTTCGCAGCCGCACCCGAGCTCTTCGGCGAGGAGGTCCGCGAACGCCTGCGCGCCGGCAGCGAGGTCCGCGGCTGGGAGTACGTCCGCGCCCGCGAACTGCGTGACCGGGTGCGCGCCGACGTGCTCGGCCTGCTCCGGCGCCACGGTTTCCTCGCCCTGCCCACGGTTCCGCTGCCCGCCCCGCCGGTGGACGCGCGCACCTCGGCCGTCGGCGACGTGCGAGCCGCGTTGCTGTCCCTGGCCAGCCCGTGGAGTGTCCTCGGGCTGCCCGCCCTGTCCGTACCCGCCGGCCTGGCCGGCGAGCTGCCCGTCGGTCTGCAGCTCGTCGGCCCGCCCGGCTCCGAGCACCGCCTCCTGGCCATCGCCGAACAACTCTGA
- a CDS encoding aldo/keto reductase: MVPSIRLNNDVELPALGFGVYKLADGDVEAAMQVAIEAGYRSFDTATLYGNERGVGAAVRSSGLPREDLFVTTKLWNTEHGYDSALRAFDGSRKQLGLDYVDLYLIHWPVPRQDKYVETWRALEKILADGGARAIGVSNFQVPHLQRLMAETEVVPAVNQVELHPGLQQPALRAFHAEHGIVTEAWSPLARGRQLDSEVVTTVARKHGKTPAQVVLRWHIEMGHMVIPKSATPSRIRENIDIFDFELDAQDIAGFATLESGDRHGPHPEA, translated from the coding sequence ATGGTGCCTTCGATCCGGTTGAACAACGACGTCGAGCTACCCGCGCTCGGGTTCGGGGTCTACAAGCTGGCCGACGGCGACGTCGAGGCCGCGATGCAGGTGGCGATCGAGGCCGGGTACCGCAGCTTCGACACGGCGACGTTGTACGGCAACGAGCGGGGTGTCGGCGCGGCGGTGCGCTCGTCGGGCCTGCCGCGGGAGGACCTGTTCGTCACCACCAAGCTGTGGAACACCGAGCACGGCTACGACTCGGCGCTGCGCGCGTTCGACGGCAGCCGGAAGCAGCTCGGGCTCGACTACGTCGACCTCTACCTGATCCACTGGCCGGTACCGCGGCAGGACAAGTACGTGGAGACCTGGCGCGCGCTGGAGAAGATCCTCGCCGACGGCGGCGCCCGGGCGATCGGGGTGTCGAACTTCCAGGTCCCGCACCTGCAACGGCTGATGGCCGAGACCGAGGTGGTGCCCGCGGTGAACCAGGTCGAGCTGCACCCCGGCCTGCAGCAGCCGGCGCTGCGCGCCTTCCACGCCGAGCACGGCATCGTGACCGAGGCGTGGAGCCCGCTGGCCCGCGGCCGTCAGCTGGACAGCGAGGTGGTCACCACGGTCGCCCGCAAGCACGGCAAGACCCCGGCGCAGGTGGTGTTGCGCTGGCACATCGAGATGGGTCACATGGTCATCCCCAAGTCGGCGACGCCCAGCCGCATCCGGGAGAACATCGACATCTTCGACTTCGAGCTGGACGCACAGGACATCGCCGGGTTCGCGACCCTGGAGAGCGGTGACCGCCACGGCCCGCATCCCGAGGCGTGA
- a CDS encoding LLM class flavin-dependent oxidoreductase: MSRRDVVFGIGAHSTVQEAASLRRMVERADSDGLDLFSLSDHPYLGSRLDAYAAIGFLLGRTERIAGLANVTNLPLRPPPMLARTVTSLAALSADRIVLGLGAGGLPDRIADMGGPRFSPAESVEAFEEAIVLVKSLAGGGERVTHEGRYYRVHRIEPAPVAAPPVWTGSAGPKSLAATGRVADGWIPGRAADWLSERYRRSRPVIDEAAAAVGRDPREIRTVVNFPGAITERPLAATRDEEGRWVGGSVDQWIEELTAAVIEHEVSGFILFSPGHGAHDDVSLGRWAREIVPAVREAVAEELG; encoded by the coding sequence GTGTCCCGGCGCGATGTGGTTTTCGGAATCGGTGCCCACTCCACCGTGCAGGAGGCGGCGAGCCTGCGGCGCATGGTCGAGCGCGCGGATTCCGATGGGCTCGACCTGTTCTCGCTGTCCGACCACCCGTACCTCGGCAGCCGGCTGGACGCCTACGCGGCGATCGGTTTCCTGCTGGGGCGCACCGAACGGATCGCCGGGCTCGCGAACGTCACCAACCTGCCGCTGCGGCCGCCGCCGATGCTGGCGCGCACCGTGACCTCGCTGGCCGCGCTGTCCGCGGACCGGATCGTGCTCGGGTTGGGTGCGGGCGGGCTGCCGGACCGGATCGCGGACATGGGCGGGCCGCGGTTCTCCCCGGCGGAGTCCGTGGAGGCGTTCGAGGAAGCGATCGTGCTGGTCAAGTCGCTCGCGGGCGGCGGCGAGCGGGTCACCCACGAGGGCCGGTACTACCGGGTGCACCGGATCGAGCCCGCGCCGGTGGCGGCGCCACCGGTATGGACCGGGTCGGCCGGGCCGAAGTCGCTGGCGGCGACCGGCCGCGTCGCGGACGGCTGGATCCCGGGCCGCGCGGCGGACTGGCTGAGCGAGCGGTACCGGAGGTCCCGGCCGGTGATCGACGAGGCAGCCGCCGCGGTGGGCCGGGACCCGCGGGAGATCCGGACGGTGGTCAACTTCCCCGGGGCGATCACCGAGCGGCCCCTCGCCGCGACACGCGACGAGGAGGGCCGGTGGGTCGGCGGCAGCGTCGACCAGTGGATCGAGGAACTGACCGCCGCCGTGATCGAGCACGAGGTGTCGGGGTTCATCCTCTTCTCGCCGGGCCACGGTGCGCACGACGACGTGTCCCTCGGTCGCTGGGCACGGGAGATCGTCCCGGCCGTTCGCGAGGCGGTCGCCGAGGAGCTCGGCTAG
- a CDS encoding response regulator transcription factor, whose protein sequence is MRVLVVEDEAPLADAIARGLRREGMAVDVALTGDEGHEKASITRYDVVLLDRDLPGMSGDDLCQEIVASDELTRVLMLTASGTVSDRVEGLSLGADDYLAKPFAFPELVARVRALGRRATPAAPPLLTVGDVELDPAKRTVRRASGPIDLTRKEFGVLEVLMAAKGAVVSSEELLERVWDENADPFTTTVRVTVMTLRKKLGEPGIIETVVGSGYRVRDTGPAKG, encoded by the coding sequence GTGCGAGTACTGGTAGTCGAGGACGAGGCGCCGCTGGCGGACGCGATCGCGCGCGGGCTGCGCCGGGAAGGCATGGCGGTCGACGTCGCCCTCACCGGCGACGAAGGACACGAGAAGGCCAGCATCACGCGGTACGACGTGGTGCTGCTGGACCGGGACCTGCCGGGGATGTCCGGCGACGACCTGTGCCAGGAGATCGTCGCTTCCGACGAGCTGACGCGCGTCCTCATGCTGACCGCCAGCGGCACGGTCTCCGACCGCGTCGAGGGGCTGTCCCTGGGCGCGGACGACTACCTGGCCAAGCCCTTCGCCTTCCCCGAGCTGGTCGCCCGGGTGCGTGCGCTGGGCCGCCGGGCCACCCCGGCCGCCCCGCCGCTGCTGACCGTCGGTGACGTCGAGCTCGACCCGGCCAAGCGCACCGTGCGCCGCGCGAGCGGGCCGATCGACCTGACCCGCAAGGAGTTCGGCGTCCTCGAGGTGCTGATGGCGGCCAAGGGCGCGGTGGTCAGCAGCGAGGAGCTGCTGGAGCGCGTGTGGGACGAGAACGCCGACCCCTTCACCACGACGGTCCGGGTCACGGTGATGACCCTGCGCAAGAAGCTGGGCGAACCTGGGATCATCGAGACCGTGGTGGGATCCGGGTACCGGGTACGCGACACCGGCCCCGCGAAGGGGTGA
- a CDS encoding sensor histidine kinase, whose translation MSSRSARTPVRSLRARITLLATGLAAGVSLVLLWLAWTLVGDAVSAVPQMPPGTVVRVDGVDVDAAALAAHLRDHARDKMLLAGSIAFCCVVLATAVLAWTFTSRVLRPLRDITGTARRLSVESLGERIGEVDARGELAELAQTFDAMLDRLQAAFEAQRHFVANASHELRTPLSVIRTELDVTLADEQADTDELRRMAGVVRDATERASQLVGSLLLLARTDGAGLVVSEPVDLAVLVDSAWRAVAGEADQRGLKTTFTTEPAWTTGDPALLERIAGNLLENAVRHNVDGGWIEVTTQPGDRWSTLRVRSSGGLVDPAAVGELFEPFRRAGVARTARHGAGLGLSIVRAAVEAHDGLVQAEPVVGGGLAVTVRLPAAR comes from the coding sequence GTGAGCTCGCGCTCGGCACGCACGCCGGTCCGCAGCCTGCGTGCGCGCATCACGCTGCTCGCGACCGGGCTGGCGGCCGGGGTCAGCCTCGTGCTGCTGTGGCTGGCGTGGACGCTGGTCGGCGACGCCGTGTCCGCGGTGCCGCAGATGCCGCCGGGCACGGTGGTGCGCGTCGACGGGGTGGACGTGGACGCCGCCGCGCTGGCGGCGCACCTGCGCGACCACGCGCGCGACAAGATGCTCCTCGCCGGGAGCATCGCGTTCTGCTGCGTGGTGCTGGCGACCGCCGTCCTGGCCTGGACGTTCACCTCGCGGGTGCTGCGGCCGTTGCGGGACATCACCGGCACCGCGCGGCGGTTGTCGGTCGAGTCGCTGGGCGAGCGCATCGGCGAGGTGGACGCGCGCGGCGAGCTGGCCGAGCTCGCGCAGACCTTCGACGCGATGCTCGACCGGTTGCAGGCGGCGTTCGAGGCGCAGCGGCACTTCGTCGCCAACGCCAGCCACGAGCTGCGCACGCCGCTGTCGGTGATCCGCACCGAGCTGGACGTCACCCTCGCCGACGAGCAGGCCGACACGGACGAGCTGCGCCGCATGGCCGGCGTGGTGCGGGACGCGACCGAGCGGGCCAGCCAGCTGGTCGGGTCGCTGCTGCTGCTCGCCCGCACGGACGGCGCGGGGCTGGTGGTCAGCGAGCCGGTCGACCTGGCGGTGCTGGTGGACAGCGCGTGGCGGGCGGTGGCGGGCGAGGCCGACCAGCGCGGCCTGAAGACCACCTTCACCACCGAGCCGGCCTGGACGACGGGTGATCCGGCGCTGCTGGAGCGCATCGCGGGCAACTTGCTGGAGAATGCGGTGCGGCACAACGTCGACGGCGGCTGGATCGAGGTCACCACCCAGCCCGGTGACCGGTGGTCGACGCTGCGGGTGCGCTCCTCCGGGGGGCTGGTGGACCCGGCCGCGGTGGGGGAGCTGTTCGAGCCGTTCCGCCGGGCCGGGGTGGCGCGCACCGCCCGGCACGGGGCCGGGCTCGGGTTGTCGATCGTGCGTGCGGCGGTCGAGGCGCACGACGGGCTGGTGCAGGCGGAACCGGTGGTCGGCGGGGGGCTGGCGGTCACCGTGCGGCTACCCGCGGCGCGCTGA
- a CDS encoding MarR family winged helix-turn-helix transcriptional regulator, with translation MGIVAALVRSAFLVNAVYSESARECGLTMPQGQLLCVLMARPYGMTELGAVLGLAKSSLTGLVDRTERNGLVRREPDPRDTRAVRVALTGEGSRVAGEFYAETCRRIGGLPAGLGAAERDQLAGLLGRVVVDNAVPPVFLESGA, from the coding sequence ATGGGAATCGTGGCCGCGCTGGTGCGGTCGGCGTTCCTGGTCAACGCGGTGTATTCGGAATCGGCCCGGGAGTGCGGCCTGACGATGCCGCAGGGGCAGCTGTTGTGCGTGCTGATGGCCCGGCCGTACGGCATGACGGAGCTCGGCGCGGTCCTGGGGCTGGCGAAGTCGAGCCTGACCGGGCTGGTGGATCGCACCGAGCGCAACGGCCTGGTGCGGCGCGAGCCGGATCCGCGGGACACCCGTGCCGTGCGGGTCGCGCTCACCGGCGAGGGCAGCAGGGTGGCCGGTGAGTTCTACGCCGAGACGTGCCGCCGCATCGGTGGATTGCCCGCCGGGCTCGGCGCCGCGGAGCGGGACCAGCTCGCGGGCCTGCTCGGCCGCGTGGTGGTGGACAACGCGGTGCCCCCGGTCTTCCTGGAATCCGGCGCCTGA
- a CDS encoding LysR family transcriptional regulator, translated as MDLDLRKLRYFAAVAEHGHFGRAAERLHIAQPVLSRQIRALERELGCELLERTTRSVRLTPAGEQLYADAPGVLATAVAATRRAYGAARGSRRLVVGFAPGLTVSPAVRAFTQEHPQVEVELLHLHWFEQAEALRDGRADVGYLRRPFDPAGLHTLRVGSEPKVVCLPAAHPLAARRRVRYADLDGVPVIDATDRRVTTIEEKLELVAAGRGCAMVPRSVARYYSRPDIVHRTIGDAGEYEICLAVAEENRRPHLADFVAVAARTLPGRRR; from the coding sequence ATGGACCTGGACCTGCGCAAACTGCGGTACTTCGCCGCGGTCGCCGAGCACGGGCACTTCGGCCGGGCCGCGGAACGGCTGCACATCGCGCAGCCCGTGCTGAGCCGCCAGATCCGCGCCCTGGAACGGGAACTGGGCTGCGAGCTGCTGGAGCGCACCACCCGGTCGGTGCGGCTGACCCCGGCGGGCGAGCAGCTCTACGCGGACGCGCCCGGAGTGCTGGCCACCGCGGTCGCCGCGACCCGCCGGGCCTACGGCGCGGCGCGCGGCTCCCGCCGCCTGGTGGTCGGGTTCGCGCCCGGACTGACCGTGTCGCCCGCGGTCCGGGCCTTCACCCAGGAGCACCCGCAGGTGGAGGTCGAGCTGCTGCACCTGCACTGGTTCGAACAGGCCGAGGCGCTGCGCGACGGCCGCGCCGACGTCGGCTACCTGCGGCGCCCGTTCGACCCGGCCGGGCTGCACACCCTGCGGGTGGGCAGCGAGCCGAAGGTGGTGTGCCTGCCCGCCGCGCACCCCCTCGCCGCGCGGCGCCGCGTGCGCTACGCCGACCTCGACGGCGTTCCGGTGATCGACGCGACCGACCGCCGGGTCACCACCATCGAGGAGAAGCTGGAGCTGGTCGCCGCAGGACGCGGTTGTGCGATGGTGCCGCGCAGCGTCGCGCGCTACTACTCGCGCCCGGACATCGTGCACCGGACCATCGGCGACGCCGGGGAGTACGAGATCTGCCTCGCCGTCGCGGAGGAGAACCGGCGTCCGCACCTGGCCGACTTCGTGGCGGTGGCTGCCCGCACGCTGCCCGGACGACGGCGCTGA